A region of Micromonospora sp. WMMD882 DNA encodes the following proteins:
- the aroB gene encoding 3-dehydroquinate synthase, producing the protein MDETTRIPVGGERPYDVLVGRGLTDDLPDLLPGAARVAVLHAPPLRGLADALADRLRSAGVEPLPIEVPDAEAGKQIDVAARCWDQLGTARFTRTDAVVGVGGGAVTDLAGFVAACWLRGVRWVPVATSLLGMVDAAVGGKTGVNTAAGKNLVGAFHPPAGVLCDLATLDTLPGTDLAAGLAEVVKCGFIADPVILELVERDPTAVTDPAGAVTRELIERAVRVKADVVSGDLRESGVREVLNYGHTLAHAIERVEGYRWRHGHAVAVGLVYAGALARLAGRLDAATADRHRAVVSALGLPTSYRAEAWPDLLATMRVDKKARGATLRFVVLDGLARPAILDGPDDDLLHAAYREVSR; encoded by the coding sequence ATGGACGAGACGACCCGGATCCCGGTCGGTGGCGAGCGGCCGTACGACGTGCTCGTGGGCCGTGGCCTGACCGACGACCTGCCCGACCTGCTGCCCGGCGCGGCCCGGGTGGCGGTGCTGCACGCCCCGCCGCTGCGCGGGCTGGCCGACGCGCTCGCCGACCGGCTGCGGTCGGCGGGGGTGGAACCACTCCCGATCGAGGTGCCGGACGCCGAGGCGGGCAAGCAGATCGACGTGGCCGCGCGCTGCTGGGACCAGCTCGGCACGGCCCGGTTCACCCGGACCGACGCGGTGGTCGGGGTGGGCGGGGGAGCGGTGACCGACCTGGCCGGATTCGTGGCCGCCTGCTGGCTGCGCGGGGTGCGTTGGGTGCCGGTGGCGACCTCGCTGCTGGGCATGGTTGACGCGGCGGTGGGCGGCAAGACCGGCGTGAACACCGCCGCCGGCAAGAACCTCGTCGGCGCGTTCCATCCGCCGGCGGGTGTCCTGTGTGACCTCGCGACCCTGGACACGCTGCCCGGCACGGATCTGGCCGCAGGCCTCGCCGAGGTGGTCAAGTGCGGGTTCATCGCGGACCCGGTGATCCTGGAGCTGGTCGAGCGTGACCCGACGGCGGTCACCGACCCGGCCGGCGCGGTGACCCGAGAGCTGATCGAGCGGGCGGTCCGGGTGAAGGCCGACGTGGTCTCCGGGGACCTGCGCGAGTCCGGGGTACGGGAGGTGCTGAACTACGGCCACACCCTGGCCCACGCGATCGAGCGGGTCGAGGGGTACCGCTGGCGGCACGGGCACGCGGTCGCGGTGGGGCTGGTGTACGCGGGCGCGCTGGCCCGGCTGGCCGGCCGCCTGGACGCGGCGACCGCCGACCGGCACCGGGCGGTGGTGTCGGCCCTCGGGCTGCCCACCAGCTACCGCGCCGAGGCCTGGCCGGACCTGCTCGCCACGATGCGGGTGGACAAGAAGGCCCGGGGCGCCACGCTGCGCTTCGTGGTGCTCGACGGTCTCGCCCGGCCGGCGATCCTGGACGGCCCGGACGACGACCTGCTGCACGCCGCCTACCGGGAGGTGTCGCGGTGA
- a CDS encoding shikimate dehydrogenase, translated as MTPQRRAAVVGTPIAHSLSPAIHTAGYAAAGLTGWSYTRFECDAAGLPALVASLGPEWAGLSVTMPGKEAALAVAAEASPVAAAVGAANTLVRRPDGAWYADNTDVTGMVDVLTAAGVSSGATLTVLGAGGTARAALAAAARLAATAVTVLARRPAAAEELRPVAGALGLPLAVAPLGDAPAHLDVDVLVSTLPKGAADPFAELAAWRPGTVCFDAIYDPWPTPLAASAQAAGCRVVSGLDLLLAQAVGQFEQFTGAPAPVEAMRAALRFR; from the coding sequence ATGACGCCGCAACGTCGGGCGGCGGTGGTCGGCACGCCCATCGCGCACTCCCTCTCCCCGGCGATCCACACCGCCGGGTACGCGGCGGCCGGGCTGACCGGGTGGTCGTACACCCGGTTCGAGTGTGACGCGGCGGGGCTGCCCGCCCTGGTCGCCAGCCTGGGCCCGGAGTGGGCCGGGCTGTCGGTGACCATGCCCGGCAAGGAGGCGGCGCTCGCCGTGGCCGCCGAGGCCTCCCCGGTCGCCGCCGCCGTCGGCGCGGCCAACACGCTGGTACGCCGACCCGACGGCGCCTGGTACGCCGACAACACCGACGTCACCGGCATGGTCGACGTGCTGACCGCGGCCGGCGTCTCCTCCGGCGCGACGCTCACCGTGCTCGGCGCCGGCGGGACGGCCCGGGCGGCGCTGGCCGCGGCGGCCCGGCTGGCCGCGACGGCGGTGACCGTGCTGGCCCGTCGGCCGGCGGCGGCCGAGGAGTTGCGGCCGGTCGCCGGGGCGCTCGGGTTGCCGCTGGCCGTCGCCCCGCTCGGCGACGCCCCCGCCCACCTCGACGTCGACGTGCTGGTCTCCACGCTGCCGAAGGGCGCCGCCGACCCGTTCGCCGAGCTGGCCGCCTGGCGGCCCGGCACGGTCTGCTTCGACGCGATCTACGACCCGTGGCCGACCCCGTTGGCCGCCTCCGCGCAGGCGGCCGGCTGCCGGGTGGTCTCGGGGCTGGACCTGCTGCTCGCCCAGGCGGTCGGTCAGTTCGAGCAGTTCACCGGGGCGCCCGCCCCGGTCGAGGCGATGCGCGCCGCGCTGCGGTTCCGCTGA
- a CDS encoding FAD-dependent monooxygenase, with amino-acid sequence MASSGRHRTDVLVVGDGPVGLALVAELRRHGVAVVRATLDREPVDPATLPATRPATSTPPVAPVTPPTTRSAAPVRPPGRLDAIAAYDDGVLARVTDPGTSTALVLTAGYLVACDGASLPTGGGDPVGSHPARDLLPGVGAAILRRHGRLFRCGVVPPAGSAAEQQGVGVDDAVNLAWKLAATLRGWAGDGLLDSFADERRPRPGDGPSTPYARQRYRSAIVAADEPDPATDPTGVASDPATDPTDAPDAGVDPTDEARPGMPAPPVPSAATPVGPDLPGPGFTLVCLTGRWSPRVDVPYPPGVPALRAAFAAAGVPLTVRECSDAASSRRFRRPFALLRPDGYVAWRGWRPPADPAALVDLVRGATPRPDPTTPRPVPAASRPDPAPSPAPVAV; translated from the coding sequence ATGGCGAGCAGCGGACGACACCGGACGGACGTGCTGGTGGTCGGGGACGGGCCGGTCGGGCTGGCGCTCGTGGCCGAGTTGAGGCGGCACGGCGTGGCCGTGGTCCGCGCCACGCTCGACCGGGAGCCGGTCGACCCGGCCACCCTCCCGGCGACGCGCCCGGCCACGTCGACGCCCCCGGTCGCCCCGGTCACGCCCCCGACGACCCGCTCCGCCGCCCCGGTCCGCCCACCGGGCCGGCTCGACGCGATCGCCGCGTACGACGACGGGGTGCTGGCCCGGGTCACCGACCCGGGTACGTCGACGGCGCTCGTGCTGACCGCCGGCTACCTGGTGGCCTGTGACGGGGCGTCCCTGCCGACCGGCGGCGGCGATCCGGTCGGCTCGCACCCTGCGCGTGACCTGCTACCGGGCGTCGGCGCGGCGATCCTCCGACGGCACGGTCGGCTGTTCCGGTGTGGAGTGGTCCCGCCCGCCGGGTCCGCTGCGGAGCAGCAGGGGGTCGGCGTCGACGACGCGGTCAACCTGGCCTGGAAGCTCGCCGCCACGCTGCGGGGCTGGGCGGGTGACGGGCTGCTGGACAGCTTCGCCGACGAACGACGCCCCCGGCCCGGCGACGGACCGTCCACTCCGTACGCCCGGCAGCGCTACCGGTCGGCCATCGTCGCCGCCGACGAGCCGGACCCGGCGACCGACCCGACCGGCGTCGCGTCGGACCCGGCGACCGACCCGACCGACGCGCCGGACGCGGGAGTCGACCCGACCGACGAGGCCCGGCCGGGCATGCCGGCGCCGCCCGTCCCGTCCGCCGCGACGCCGGTCGGCCCCGACCTCCCCGGCCCGGGCTTCACCCTGGTGTGCCTGACGGGCCGCTGGTCGCCGCGCGTCGACGTGCCGTACCCGCCGGGCGTGCCCGCGCTGCGGGCCGCGTTCGCCGCCGCGGGCGTGCCGCTCACCGTCCGGGAATGTTCCGACGCGGCGTCGTCCCGACGGTTCCGGCGGCCGTTCGCGCTGCTCCGGCCGGACGGGTACGTGGCCTGGCGGGGCTGGCGACCGCCGGCCGATCCGGCCGCCCTGGTCGACCTGGTCCGCGGGGCGACGCCCCGGCCCGACCCCACGACGCCCCGGCCGGTTCCCGCAGCGTCCCGACCCGACCCCGCCCCGTCACCCGCTCCGGTCGCCGTCTGA
- the efp gene encoding elongation factor P, producing the protein MATTNDLKNGLVLNLDGELWAVVEFQHVKPGKGGAFVRTTLKNVLSGKVVDKTFNAGTKVETATVDKRTMQYLYADGEDYVFMDLETFDQITVPGGTVGEAANYLLPEAEATVATHEGVPLYIELPTSVVLEVTYTEPGLQGDRSTGGNKPATVETGATVPVPLFITTGEKIKVDTRDGRYLGRA; encoded by the coding sequence ATGGCCACCACCAACGACCTCAAGAACGGCCTGGTACTCAACCTCGACGGGGAGCTCTGGGCCGTCGTGGAGTTCCAGCACGTCAAGCCCGGCAAGGGCGGCGCCTTCGTCCGCACCACCCTGAAGAACGTGCTCTCCGGCAAGGTCGTCGACAAGACCTTCAACGCGGGCACCAAGGTCGAGACCGCGACCGTCGACAAGCGCACCATGCAGTACCTCTACGCCGACGGCGAGGACTACGTCTTCATGGATCTGGAGACGTTCGACCAGATCACCGTGCCCGGCGGCACCGTCGGCGAGGCGGCGAACTACCTCCTCCCCGAGGCCGAGGCGACGGTCGCCACCCACGAGGGGGTGCCGCTCTACATCGAGCTGCCGACCAGCGTGGTGCTGGAGGTCACGTACACCGAGCCCGGGTTGCAGGGCGACCGGTCCACCGGCGGCAACAAGCCGGCCACCGTCGAGACCGGCGCGACCGTGCCGGTGCCGCTGTTCATCACCACCGGCGAGAAGATCAAGGTCGACACCCGCGACGGCCGTTACCTCGGCCGCGCCTGA
- the nusB gene encoding transcription antitermination factor NusB has product MPARRKARKRALDVLYEADLRDRPPVEVLAGYVERIERPRPEHLDYTVALVEGAAAHLDRIDELIASYAEGWTLERMPAVDRNLARIAVYELIYRDDIDDAVAITEAVELARQMSTDDSPRFLNGVLARIAEYATR; this is encoded by the coding sequence ATGCCCGCGCGCCGAAAGGCGCGCAAGCGGGCGCTGGACGTGCTCTACGAGGCCGACCTGCGGGACCGGCCGCCGGTCGAGGTGCTCGCCGGGTACGTCGAACGCATCGAGCGGCCCCGGCCGGAGCACCTCGACTACACCGTCGCCCTGGTCGAGGGGGCCGCCGCCCACCTCGACCGGATCGACGAGCTGATCGCCAGCTACGCCGAGGGGTGGACGCTGGAGCGGATGCCGGCCGTCGACCGTAACCTCGCCCGGATCGCCGTCTACGAGCTGATCTACCGCGACGACATCGACGACGCGGTGGCCATCACCGAGGCGGTCGAGCTGGCCCGGCAGATGTCGACCGACGACTCGCCGCGGTTCCTCAACGGCGTGCTCGCCCGGATCGCCGAGTACGCGACCCGCTGA
- the aroC gene encoding chorismate synthase yields MLRWLTAGESHGPALVALLEGVPAGVAVTSGEIAAELARRRLGYGRGARMSFEQDEIEVIGGLRHGLTVGSPVALRVGNSEWPKWRTVMAADPVDPDELASQARNAPLTRPRPGHADLAGMQKYGHTDARPILERASARETAARVAVGTVAKALLRQALGVEIVSHVVELGAVAAKPGLRPTPADADRIDADPLRCLDAEASARMVAEVDAAKKAADTLGGVVEVLAYGVPPGLGSHVQWDRKLDARLATALMSIQAIKGVEIGDGWQQARSRGSEAHDEIIPTATGVRRVTDRAGGLEGGITTGEPLRVKAAMKPISSLNRALATVDVTTGEPATAINQRSDVCAVPAAAVVAEAMVALVLAEAATEKFGGDSVTEIRRNLAGYLDALVIR; encoded by the coding sequence GTGTTGCGTTGGCTTACCGCAGGTGAATCACATGGTCCCGCCCTGGTCGCGCTGCTGGAGGGGGTTCCCGCCGGAGTGGCCGTGACCAGCGGGGAGATCGCCGCTGAGCTGGCCCGACGCCGCCTCGGTTACGGCCGGGGGGCGCGGATGTCCTTCGAGCAGGACGAGATCGAGGTCATCGGTGGGCTCCGGCACGGGTTGACCGTCGGCAGCCCGGTGGCCCTCCGGGTGGGCAATTCCGAGTGGCCGAAGTGGCGCACCGTCATGGCCGCCGACCCGGTGGACCCGGACGAGCTGGCCAGCCAGGCGCGCAACGCGCCGCTGACCCGGCCCCGCCCCGGGCACGCCGACCTGGCCGGCATGCAGAAGTACGGCCACACCGACGCCCGGCCGATCCTGGAGCGGGCCAGCGCCCGGGAGACGGCTGCCCGGGTGGCCGTCGGCACGGTCGCGAAGGCCCTGCTGCGGCAGGCTCTCGGCGTCGAGATCGTCTCGCACGTGGTGGAGCTGGGCGCGGTCGCGGCGAAGCCGGGGCTGCGGCCCACGCCGGCCGACGCCGACCGGATCGACGCGGACCCGTTGCGCTGCCTCGACGCGGAGGCCAGCGCCCGGATGGTCGCCGAGGTCGACGCCGCGAAGAAGGCCGCCGACACCCTCGGCGGCGTGGTCGAGGTGCTCGCCTACGGGGTGCCGCCGGGCCTGGGCAGTCACGTCCAGTGGGACCGGAAGCTCGACGCCCGGCTCGCCACCGCGCTGATGTCGATCCAGGCGATCAAGGGCGTGGAGATCGGTGACGGCTGGCAGCAGGCGCGGTCCCGGGGCTCCGAGGCGCACGACGAGATCATCCCGACCGCGACCGGCGTGCGGCGGGTCACCGACCGGGCCGGTGGCCTGGAGGGTGGCATCACCACGGGTGAGCCGCTGCGGGTGAAGGCCGCGATGAAGCCGATCTCGTCACTGAACCGGGCGTTGGCCACGGTGGACGTCACCACCGGCGAGCCGGCCACCGCGATCAACCAACGGTCGGACGTCTGCGCGGTGCCGGCGGCGGCGGTGGTCGCCGAGGCGATGGTCGCCCTGGTGCTCGCCGAGGCGGCCACCGAGAAGTTCGGCGGCGACTCGGTGACCGAGATCCGGCGCAACCTGGCCGGCTATCTCGACGCCCTGGTGATCAGGTGA
- a CDS encoding shikimate kinase, whose translation MTRPVCVLVGAPGAGKTTVGTALAAALGVEFRDTDEDVERTAGKPIPEIFVDEGEERFRTLERAAVATALASCSGVLALGGGAVLAEETRAALAGHTVLHLSVELTDAIRRVDLGVGRPLLAVNPRATLKYLLDQRRPLYAEVATATVVTDGRAPEEIVAEILPLLGGLG comes from the coding sequence GTGACCCGGCCGGTCTGTGTGCTGGTCGGCGCGCCGGGGGCGGGCAAGACCACCGTCGGCACGGCGCTGGCCGCCGCGTTGGGCGTGGAGTTCCGCGACACCGACGAGGACGTCGAGCGGACGGCCGGCAAGCCGATCCCGGAGATCTTCGTGGACGAGGGCGAGGAGCGTTTCCGTACCCTGGAACGGGCGGCGGTGGCGACGGCGCTGGCGTCGTGTTCCGGGGTGCTCGCCCTGGGCGGCGGCGCGGTCCTCGCCGAGGAGACCCGCGCCGCGCTGGCCGGGCACACCGTGCTGCATCTCTCCGTCGAGCTGACCGACGCGATCCGGCGGGTGGATCTGGGCGTCGGCCGTCCGCTGTTGGCGGTCAACCCGCGGGCCACGTTGAAGTATCTGCTGGACCAGCGTCGGCCGCTCTACGCGGAGGTGGCCACGGCCACCGTGGTCACCGACGGACGCGCCCCGGAGGAGATCGTCGCCGAGATCCTGCCGCTGCTCGGTGGACTAGGCTGA
- the metK gene encoding methionine adenosyltransferase — protein MTRRLFTSESVTEGHPDKIADQISDGILDALLDQDPHSRVAVETLITTGQVHVAGEVTTNAYADIPTIVRDTILRIGYDSSKKGFDGASCGVSVSIGAQSPDIAQGVDNAIELRTEGSESALDAQGAGDQGMMFGFACSETPELMPLPIALAHRLAHRLATVRKNGTIPYLRPDGKTQVTIEYDGLRPIRLDTVVLSTQHAADISLDTLLTPDIRDHVITPELDNLDLDTTGYRLLVNPTGRFEIGGPMGDAGLTGRKIIVDTYGGYARHGGGAFSGKDPSKVDRSAAYAMRWVAKNIVAAGLAERCEAQIAYAIGKAHPVSLHIETFHTETIPLDRIHKAVTEVFDLRPAAIIRDLNLKRPIYQQTAAYGHFGRNLTDLTWEHTNRATDLKAAAGA, from the coding sequence GTGACTCGCCGTCTGTTCACGTCCGAATCGGTCACCGAAGGCCATCCGGACAAGATCGCCGACCAGATCAGCGATGGAATCCTCGACGCCCTGCTCGACCAGGACCCCCACTCACGCGTCGCGGTCGAAACCCTCATCACCACCGGACAGGTCCACGTCGCCGGAGAAGTCACCACCAACGCCTACGCCGACATCCCCACCATCGTCCGCGACACCATCCTCCGCATCGGCTACGACTCCTCCAAAAAAGGCTTCGACGGCGCCTCCTGCGGCGTCAGCGTCTCCATCGGCGCCCAATCCCCCGACATCGCCCAAGGCGTCGACAACGCCATCGAACTACGCACCGAAGGCAGCGAATCCGCCCTCGACGCCCAAGGCGCCGGCGACCAAGGCATGATGTTCGGCTTCGCCTGCTCCGAAACCCCCGAACTCATGCCCCTACCCATCGCCCTCGCCCACCGCCTCGCCCACCGCCTCGCCACCGTCCGCAAAAACGGCACCATCCCCTACCTCCGCCCCGACGGCAAAACCCAGGTCACCATCGAATACGACGGCCTACGCCCCATCCGCCTCGACACCGTCGTCCTGTCCACCCAACACGCCGCCGACATCAGCCTCGACACCCTCCTCACCCCCGACATCCGCGACCACGTCATCACCCCCGAACTCGACAACCTCGACCTCGACACCACCGGCTACCGCCTCCTGGTCAACCCCACCGGCCGCTTCGAAATCGGCGGACCCATGGGCGACGCCGGCCTCACCGGCCGCAAAATCATCGTCGACACCTACGGCGGCTACGCCCGCCACGGAGGCGGCGCCTTCTCCGGCAAAGACCCCTCCAAAGTCGACCGCTCCGCCGCCTACGCCATGCGCTGGGTCGCCAAGAACATCGTCGCCGCCGGACTCGCCGAACGCTGCGAAGCCCAAATCGCCTACGCCATCGGCAAAGCCCACCCCGTCAGCCTCCACATCGAAACCTTCCACACCGAAACCATCCCCCTCGACCGCATCCACAAAGCCGTCACCGAAGTCTTCGACCTCCGCCCCGCCGCCATCATCCGCGACCTCAACCTCAAACGCCCCATCTACCAACAAACCGCCGCCTACGGCCACTTCGGCCGCAACCTCACCGACCTCACCTGGGAACACACCAACCGCGCCACCGACCTCAAAGCCGCCGCAGGAGCCTGA
- the aroQ gene encoding type II 3-dehydroquinate dehydratase yields the protein MRVYVLNGPNLGRLGTRQVDVYGVTSYADLVELCERAGRELGLDVTVRQTDAEHELLGWLHDAADEGAAVVLNPAAWSHYSIAVRDACAMLRGPLVEVHISNIHAREEFRRHSVVSAVATGVICGLGVDGYRLALRHLAARAG from the coding sequence ATGAGGGTGTACGTGCTGAACGGGCCGAACCTGGGCCGGCTGGGCACCCGACAGGTCGACGTCTACGGCGTGACCAGCTACGCCGACCTGGTGGAGTTGTGCGAGCGCGCCGGCCGGGAGCTCGGCCTGGACGTGACGGTGCGGCAGACCGACGCCGAGCACGAGCTGCTCGGCTGGCTGCACGACGCCGCCGACGAGGGCGCGGCCGTGGTGCTGAACCCGGCGGCCTGGTCGCACTACTCGATCGCCGTCCGGGACGCCTGCGCGATGCTGCGTGGCCCGCTGGTCGAGGTGCACATCTCCAACATCCACGCCCGGGAGGAGTTCCGGCGTCACTCGGTGGTCTCCGCGGTGGCCACCGGGGTGATCTGCGGGCTGGGTGTCGACGGCTACCGGCTGGCTTTGCGCCACCTGGCGGCCCGCGCCGGCTGA
- a CDS encoding transcriptional regulator, whose protein sequence is MPSEYAKSLGARLRSIRQQQGLSLQGVEEKSNGRWKAVVVGSYERGDRAVTVSRLAELAEFYRVPVSELLPDGSGVRHEPTSKIVLDLERLYDEASEDLAYVARYARAIQQQRGDYNGRVLSIRADDLRALAIVYDSSPSGLIERLTEHGVLVADPRAFFAS, encoded by the coding sequence ATGCCCTCTGAATACGCCAAGTCGCTGGGCGCCCGCCTGCGTTCCATTCGCCAGCAGCAGGGCCTGTCCCTGCAGGGCGTGGAGGAGAAGTCCAACGGACGGTGGAAGGCCGTCGTGGTCGGGTCGTACGAGCGTGGTGACCGCGCCGTCACGGTGTCCCGGCTGGCCGAGCTGGCCGAGTTCTACCGAGTGCCCGTCTCCGAGCTGCTGCCCGACGGCAGCGGCGTACGGCACGAGCCGACCAGCAAGATCGTGCTGGACCTGGAGCGGCTCTACGACGAGGCCTCGGAGGATCTCGCGTACGTCGCCCGGTACGCGCGCGCCATCCAGCAGCAGCGCGGCGACTACAACGGTCGGGTCCTGTCCATCCGCGCCGACGACCTGCGGGCGCTGGCCATCGTCTACGACTCGTCGCCGTCCGGGCTGATCGAGCGGCTCACCGAGCACGGCGTGCTGGTCGCCGACCCGCGGGCGTTCTTCGCGTCCTGA
- the pyrR gene encoding bifunctional pyr operon transcriptional regulator/uracil phosphoribosyltransferase PyrR yields MAYPPTARSSAPRQPSVKVILDSGDVQRVVDRMAHQILEKTQGAADTVLLGIPTRGTPLARRLAARISAFEGVAVPVGVLDITLHRDDLRRHASRAVGPTEVPPGGVDGRRVVLVDDVLFSGRTVRAALDALNDLGRPASVQLAVLVDRGHRQLPIRADYVGKNIPTALAESVRVTLAETDGADEVRLHGGNDS; encoded by the coding sequence GTGGCCTACCCACCGACAGCACGATCCTCGGCCCCGAGGCAACCCTCGGTGAAGGTGATCCTCGACAGCGGCGACGTGCAGCGGGTGGTCGACCGCATGGCGCACCAGATCCTGGAGAAGACCCAGGGCGCCGCCGACACCGTCCTGCTCGGCATCCCGACCCGGGGCACGCCGCTGGCCCGCCGCCTCGCCGCCCGGATCAGCGCCTTCGAGGGCGTCGCCGTGCCGGTCGGCGTGCTCGACATCACTCTCCACCGCGACGACCTGCGCCGGCACGCCAGCCGCGCGGTGGGCCCGACCGAGGTGCCGCCCGGCGGCGTCGACGGCCGGCGGGTCGTCCTCGTCGACGACGTGCTCTTCTCCGGCCGGACCGTCCGGGCCGCCCTGGACGCCCTCAACGACCTGGGTCGCCCCGCCTCGGTGCAGCTCGCCGTCCTGGTCGACCGGGGGCACCGGCAACTGCCCATCCGCGCCGACTACGTGGGCAAGAACATCCCCACCGCGCTCGCCGAGAGCGTCCGGGTCACCCTCGCCGAGACCGACGGCGCCGACGAGGTCAGGCTGCACGGAGGGAACGACTCATGA